The DNA region GAAAGGTAGCGCGAGAGCGCCACGCGGTCGGCCTGGGCGTGCTCGACGTCGGTGAGGAAGGTGAAATGCAGCACCCGCCGCGGCGTCTCCATCAAAGTGAAGGGCCGCGCGTGAACCTCGCTCAGGACGGCGGTGCGCAACGGATGGGCCGCGAGCGTCCGTTCCTCGCCGATCGCAACTGCTCCCGTCACCCATCGCCTCCCCTGTTGCGGCCTGCCCCGGTGCGGCCGTCGTTCGCGCCGCCGCCGCAACCGCAGCGGGCGGCGCATTGCAACCCTCTCCGCGTCCCGTCCGGTGCGTCGCCGATACCGGAGAATGCCCTGCGGTCCCGGCAATCGGCAACACTTTCGTGCCGCGGCGCACAGAAGCTGTTGATCATGACAATTCCTCAACAGAACCTCTGATTGACTCGCCCGAAATTCCGGCATCCCATGCCATGATACGGTTTCCGGCCTAGAGGGAGGGACAACCGTCGTCCGATCGCCGAAAGCCCCGCTGTCGAACGCGCGGATTTCGGCGAGACCGTTTCCGGCATCCCGAAGGGATCGACCGGAAACCGTGTGACAGCGTGCAGCGGGGGGAACGGCATGCGGATCGGTGCGGTGGTGGTCGCCGCGGCGGCGCTCGCTTTGGGCGGGTGCGCCGGGACGGGATCGGATTTCGACATCTTCGGATCGTCGGCGACGGAACTTCAGGTCACCTCGGAGCCGGCCGGCGCGCAGGTCCAGGTGTCGACCGGCGAGAGCTGTGCGGCGACGCCCTGCACGATCAAGGTTCCGCCCGGCGCCGAGCAATATGTCGTCACCGTCAGCAAGGCCGGCTTCCTCGACCAGTCGGTCGAGGTCGGCTGGGTCGCGTCGGCCGGCAGCGACAGCGCCAGCATGATGCAGCCGCAGCTCGCCCCCAATCCGGTCAGCGTGACGCTGGAGCCGGCCCCGGCGAAGAAAAAGAAGAAGTCCAAGGCGAACGCGAACTGACCCGCGCGAACTGACCAGCGCAGACTGAGCCGCGCGAGCCGGCCGGTGCGCGCGGGCGTTCGGCGTGATGCGCACTTGACCTTCGGTGAGCGCGCGGTTTGCGCCCTTGCATGGCTCGGGGCGTTCCGTCACAGTCCGCCACGCCGCGGGCGGCAGGAGCGTGCCGCACGGCGCCACTGCCCCCGGGAGAGACCCGCATGAATTCGCAGACCCCGGCGCGTCCGCGCGTCGGACTGTTCGTCACCTGCCTTGTCGATCTGATGCGGCCGAAGATCGGCTTCGCCGCCGCCAAGCTCCTGGAAGACGCCGGCTGCACGGTCGAGGTGCCGAGCCAGACCTGCTGCGGCCAGCCCGCCTTCAATGCCGGCGACCGCGCCACCGCCCGCGATCTGGCGCGGCAGGTGATCGAGGCGTTCGAGCCCTACGATTATGTGGTGGTGCCGTCCGGCTCGTGCGCCGGCATGATGAAGACCCATTATGTCGAGCTGTTCGACGACCCCGAGGAGCAGGCGCGGGCCGGCCGCTTCAGCGCCCGCACGTTCGAGCTGACGTCGTTCCTGGTCGACGTGCTGAAGGTCGAGCGCATCAACGCCATCTATGAAGGCACCGTCACCTATCATGACGGCTGCGCCGGCCTGCGCGAGCTCGGCATCAAGGACCAGCCGCGCAAGCTGCTCGGCCACGTGGTCGGCCTGACGCTGGCCGAGATGGCCGACACCGAGGCCTGCTGCGGCTTCGGCGGCGCCTTCAGCGTCAAGTATCCCGAGATTTCCGCGGCCATCGCCGACCGCAAGACCGCCAATATCGGCGCCACCGGCGCGCCGATGGTGGTGGCCGGCGATCTCGGCTGCCTGATGCACATCGCCGGCCGGATGCAGCGCGAGGGCCGGCCGGTCCAGGCCCGCCACGTCGCCGAGATGCTGGCGGGCATGGGCCACGAGCCGGCGATCGGCGAGCCGGACCGGAGCTAGCGCCGTGGCTGTCCGCATCACCTCCCCGGCCTTCAAGGCCAATGCCCGGCAGGCGCTGGCCGACGCGCCGCTGCAGACCTCGATGCGCAATCTCGAGGTCAATTTCATCGGCCGCCGCCGCGCCGCCGCCGAACGCCTGCCCGAGTTCGAGGCGCTGCGCGATGCCGCGCGCGACATCAAGGACCACACGCTGGCCCATCTCGACCTCTACCTCACCGCCTTCGAGGACAAGGTGGTCCAGGCCGGCGGCCACGTGCACTGGGCGGCAACCGCGGAGGATGCGCGCACCATCGTGCTCGACATCTGCAAGCGGCTCGGCGCTCGCACCGTCACCAAGGGCAAGAGCATGATCTCGGAGGAGATCGCGCTCAACGAGCACCTGGAGCAGAACGGCGTCACCCCGGTCGAGACCGATCTGGGCGAATACATCATCCAGCTTCGCGGCGAGATGCCCTCGCACATCATCGCCCCGGCGGTGCATCTGACGCGCGAGCAGGTGGAGGGCGACTTCCGCCGCGCCCACACCCATCTGCCCAAGGACCGCAATCTCGACGAGGCGGCGACCATGCTGGCGGAGGCGCGCGGCGTGCTGCGCGGGCGCTTCCTCGCCGCCGATGTCGGCATCACCGGCGCCAATTTCCTGATCGCCGAGACCGGCACCTCGGTGATCGTCACCAATGAGGGCAATGGCGACCTCACCCAGACGCTGCCGAAGGCCCACATCGTGCTGGCCTCGATCGAGAAGGTGGTGCCGACGCTGGAGGACGCCACCACGCTGCTGCGGGTGCTGGCGCGCTCGGCCACCGGCCAGGAACAGGCGGTCTACACCACGTTCTCGACCGGGCCGCGCCGCGCCGCCGATCCCGACGGGCCGGGCGAATATCACGTCGTGCTGCTCGACAATGGCCGCTCGCGCATGCTCGGCACGCCGTTCCAGCCGATGCTGCGCTGCATCCGCTGCGGCGCCTGCTTCAACCACTGCCCGGTCTATCAGCGGGTCGGCGGCCACGCCTATGGCTGGGTCTATGGCGGGCCGATGGGCGCGGTGCTGACGCCGACGCTGATCGGCATCCATCAGGCCGGCCACCTGCCCAACGCCTCCACCTTCTGCGGCCGCTGCGAGGACGTCTGCCCGATGCGCATTCCGCTGCCGAAGATGATGCGGCACTGGCGCGAGCGGCAGTTCGAGAAGAGCCAGATGCCGCTGGCCGAGCGCTACGCCCTCGACGCCTGGGCCTATTTCGCACGGCGCGGCTGGCTCTACCGGCCGGCGAGCCGGCTCGGCGTGGCAGCGCTGCGCCTTCTCGCCTTCGGCCGCGGCCGGCTGCGCTGGCTGCCGTTCGCCGGCGGCTGGACCTCGCAGCGCGACCTGCCGGCGCCGGCCGGCACCACCTTCCAGGCCGCCTGGAAACAGCACGTCAAGGCACGCCGGAGGGCCGCCCGATGAGCGACAGCGAGTCCGCCCCCACCCTCAAGCCGGTCAACCGGCCGCCGCGCGCCACCAGCCGCGACCGCGTGCTGGGCACGCTGCGCCACGCGCTCGATGCCGCCGCCTTCGAGGAATTGCGGCGCGACGTGGTGGCGTCGCGGCTTGCCAGCCATCCGCGCGGGCCGATCCCGGCGCGCGGCCAGATCGATCGGGCCGGCCGCCTCGCGCTGTTCCGCGATCAGGCGATCGCGGCCGGCGCCACGGTCGAGCCGCTGGCGAGTCTGAACGCGGTGCCGGCCGCCGTCTGCGCCGTGCTGCGCGCCCACAATCTGCCGCTGCAGGTGCGGATGGGCGCCGATTCCAGGCTTGCCGCCCTGCCCTGGCACGCCGAGCCGGCGCTGGAGATCGGGCTCGGCCCCTCCGACGGCGGCGACCTCGCCGCGGTGTCGTTCGCCTTCGGCGCGGTCGCCGAATCCGGCACGCTGGTGCTGCTGTCGGGGCCGAACAACCCGACCACGCTCAACTTCCTGCCCGACACCCACATCGTGGTGCTGGCGGCCGACGACGTGGTGGGCGACTACGAGACGGTGTGGGACGCGCTGCGCGCCCATTTCGGGCCGGCGGTGATGCCGCGCGCCATCAACTGGATCACCGGCCCGTCGCGCTCCGCCGACATCGAGCAGCGGCTGGTGTTCGGCGCCCACGGGCCCCGCCGGCTGCATATCCTGGTCGCGGGGTAGCGGCGGCGGCCCTTCGCCGTGTCCGGGGGCGACCCCTCGTCGTTCCCGGCGAGAGTTCGACTCGCCCGTCCGGGCTCGGGTCCGGACGGGCGAGCTGGCCGCACCCGATCAATTCTGCCGGTTGCGGCCCATGCCGCGGCCACCGCCAGTGTTGTCGAGCGCATTGCGGCAATCCGCCGTCAGCTTGTCGCGGTTGCTCTCCAGGCAGGCGCGCGCCTCGCCGCCGCCGTGCGGAACCTTGGCGCAGTATTTGGCGAGGTCGGCCGAGCACATCTGGCCGACCGGCCCGGCACCGGTGCCGCCGCCCATGCCCCCCCCCATTCCGCCACCCATTCCGCCGCCCATGCCGCCCTGCGCGCCGGCCGGGACGGCGATCAGCAGCGCCGCACCGAACAGAGCAACGGGCGCCATCGCACGGACTGCGATCTTCGAAAGGCTGCGTGTCATGACATCCTCCTGGGGTTTCGGGTTGGATCCCCTCATTCGGTTTCCGGTTGATCCCTTCGGGATACCGGAAACAGTCTCGCCGAAAACCCCAGGTCCTCAAGAGAGTCTCGATAACGGGTTTTTCGGCGATCGGAATACGGTTCTCCGGCTTGATCAGCCGGAAACCGTATTGCGCGTTGATCAACGCCGCTGGGGCCTCCGGTGATCCCGAACGGAAGCCTCGCACAAAGCGGCTGACGGGGATCTGATCCTGGCCGTCAGACGGCTGTCAGCGAGCTGGGAGCCGATTCCCTTGCGGCCGGCGCGGCGGGCGCCTATATCGGCTCCCGGTCGGCAGTTCACCGAGGCGTCGCCGTCCCGAAAGGGAAGCTGAACCTGCCATCTGTCATGTGATCGACACCGCGCACCCCGTGCCCGTGTCGCAAGCCGGCGACCACGACGCTCCGATCCCGGAATGGCACGAAGGGGATCAGCGATGTCCAGACCGATCTTTCCGTTCCATGCGGAGGATATCTCCGCGCTCGCCCGCGCGCTGAAGAGCCAGCTCGACAGCCGCGAGGCGCCGCCCGGCCATGTCGAGCTGCTCAACATGCTGGCGCGCGGCGCCGGCTGGAAGAACTTCCAGCACTTCCGCGCCCAGTTCGAGGCGCAGGAGCGCGTCGAGCTGCGGCTGGCCGAGCCGCCCGCCCCACCGCCCAAGATCGATTGGCGGCGGATCGAGCGGCTGTCCTGGCTGTTCGACCTCGACGGCCGGCTTGCGCGCTGGCCGAAGAAGTTCAACCAGCAGCAGACCTGCCTGTGGGTGCTGTGGTCGCGGATTCCGGCCCGCCGCGCCCTGACCGAACGCGAGGTCAATGTGGCGCTGCTCGACCAGCACACATTCGGCGACTACGCCCTCATCCGGCGCGAGATGATCGACGCCGGGATGATGACGCGCACGCCGGACGGCCGGGTCTACCGCCGCATCGAGCAGGCACCGCCGGCCGACGCGCTGGCGCTGATCCGGGTGCTGGCCGGCCGCGGCGCGCGGGCCGCGTAGGCTTTCCGACAAAGCCTGTCGTCCCGGATTCCCCGCGAGACCCGGGACGACAGTGCGCCGCGGATAACGGCACGGTGCTTGCTTTCGTCCCGACAAACGCCCTGGCGCGTCCGCCGATCCGATCGGATCGGCCGGGCGCTCCAGGCTTTGGTTGTCGCATTCCCGTTCGCGGCGGATGCTCCAAGGGACTTGAGATGGATCAGCGTACCGACCGTTACGTAACGTTCAAGAACATCGATTGCGACGGCAGGACCCGTCTGGTGATGGCGCGGATCGAGGACTACGTCGCCACGAGCGACAACCCGTTCTGGGGCTATTTCCGCCAGCAGCGCGAGCTCGCCCACGGCCGGGGACTCGACGACCTGCGCGTGCTGCACAATTATCTGCCGACGCTCCGCGAGATCCTGGAAGAGATCGACGACCAGGAGACGCTGGAGATGCTGGAAGACCTGGAGCGCACCTGCATGTGACGGAACGGACGGCGAGCGCGCGGCTGGTTTCGTCACGAAAAGACGCGCGCCTTCGGACCGAATCGGCTCTGCTGGCGACCTTCGGGTTCGGGGCGTTCCCGGCCCGACCCACATTCCGCCGAGACCCAGGCCATGGTCCCGATCCGCCGTCTTCCGATCCGCCGTCTTCCGTTCGGCCGTCTTGCCCGCTCCCTGCCGCTTGCGGCGCTGATCGCTGGAGCGCCGATCACCTTGGCGCTGGTCGTTTGGGCGCTGCCGGCGCGCGCCCAGTGGGACGCCCTGACGCCGCTGGCCGCCGACAGTTTTCAGACCGATACCATCGATTCCCGCGCCGCCGCGCCGAAGCGGACGGGCGTGGCTCAGCCGGTGGCGCCGCAGCCGCAGCCCCCGGCGCCGCCGCGCGCCAACGGTCCCGAGCAGGCCACCGTCTCGCAGTCGCCGGTCCCCACCTTCTCGCCCGACAGCCTGCGCGCGACCGAACGCACGCTGATGCTCTACCGCGACATCGCCGCCCGCGGCGGCTGGCCGAGCGTGCCGCCGCCCGCCCCCGGCACCACGCTGGCGCTCGGCGCCACCGGGCCGGCGGTGGCGGTGCTGCGCCAGCGGCTGGCCATCTCCGGCGACCTCGCCCCCCGGGCGGCGATGGGCGGCGCGTTCGACATGGAGGTGGAGGAGGCCTTGCGCCGCTTCCAGCTTCGCCACGGCCTCACCACCACCGGTGCGGTCGGGCCGATGACGCTGAAGGCGCTCAACGTGCCGGCGGCCGAGCGGGTGCGCCAGCTCGAAGCCTCGCTGGCGCGGCTGGCCGAGCGCGATTTCGTGTTCGCCCAGCGCTACGTGGCGGTGAACCTCGCCGCGGCGGCGGTGGAGGCGGTGGACGGCGGCCGGGTGGCGCGACGCTTTCCGGCGGTGGTCGGGCGGCCAGAGAACGCCTCGCCGGAGCTGGTGGCCCGCATCACCGCGGTCAATCTCAACCCGACCTGGACGGCGCCGCTCTCCATCGTCAAGAAGGAGATCCTGCCCAAGCTGGCGCGCGACCCCGGCTATCTCGCGCGCGCCAACATGCGGCTGATCGACGGCGACGGCCGCGAGATCGATCCGCGCTCGGTGAACCCGAACGGGCCGGTCAATTTCAGCGTCCGCCAGGATTCCGGCGCGTCGAACTCGCTGGGCTTCCTGCGCATCGACATGCCGAACAGCTATTCGGTCTACATGCACGACACGCCGCGGCGCGACCTGTTCCGCTCCGACTACCGCTTCCACTCGCACGGCTGCGTGCGGGTCGGCGATGTGCGCGACCTTGCGGTCTGGCTGCTCACCGACACGCCGGGCTGGGACCGCAAGCAGATCGACGCGGCGATCGCCACCGGGCGGCGCACCGACATCCGGCTCACCAACGCCCTTCCGGTGGTGTGGATCTATCTCACCGGCTGGGGCACCACCGACGGCCTCGCCCATTTCCGCGAGGACGTCTACGACCTCGACGACAAGCGCCGGCTCGATCCCTCCATGCTGGTGGCGGCGCGCCGGCCGGACGCCACCGGCGCGGCCGGCTTGGCGCTGCAGAGCGCAAAGCGCCCGCTCGACCTCAAGCCCAGCGCCAACCGGTTGGACGACATGTAGGCGGCAGGACGCGGGGGCGAGGGTGTCGTCCCGGGTGGGGGAAAGGCTGTCGTCCCGGGGGGAAAAGATCGTCGTCCCGGGCAAGCAGCCTTGGCTGCGCGACCCGGGACCGTTCGCAGGAAGGTCGCGTCCCTTTTCGGAGGACGATCCCGGCTCCTCGCTTCGCGAGGTCCGGGATGACGCTCGCCCGGGATGACGATGCGAGGCCCAGCCTCAGATCCAGCCCTTGAGCTCGCGCTCGACGAGGTGGCGAATCACCCGGATGCCGCCCGCGCCGTCATTGAGGCTCGGCAGATAGGCGAACGCCTCGCCGCCATGGTGCAGGAAGATCTCGCGGTTCTCGACGTCGAGCTCCTCCAGCGTCTCCAAACAGTCGATGGCGAAGCTCGGCGCCACGATGGCGAGCTTCTTCACGCCGCGCTCGGCCAGCGCCTTCACCGTCTCGTCGGTATAGGGCTGCAGCCATTCCTCATTGCCGAACCGCGACTGGAAGCTGAACATCACCCGCTCGGTGTCGAAGCCCAGCGCCTCGCGGATCAGCCGCTTGGTCTTGGCGCAGTGGCAGTGATAGGGGTCGCCCTTCATCAGGTAGCTTTTCGGCACGCCGTGGAACGAGATCAGGATGATCTCGGGCTCGAAGGTGAGCTTGGCGAGCGACGCCTTCATGCCCTCGACCACGGCGTCGATGTAGACCGGGTCGTCGTAATAGGGCGGCAGCACGCGGATGGAGGGCTGCCAGCGCATCTTCATCAGCGTCTGGAACGCCTTGTCGCAGGCCGACGCGGTGGTGGCGGCCGAATACTGCGGATAGAGCGGCGCCAGCAGGATGCGGTCGCAGCCGGCCTCCTTCAGCGATTTCAGCCGCTCGTCGATCGAGGGGTGGCCGTAGCGCATCGCCCAATCGACCACGATGCGGCCGTCGACGCCCCCCAGCTCGGCGCCGAGCTTCTCGGCCTGCGAGCGGCTGATGGTCTTGAGCGGGCTCTCGTCGCGGTCGTTGTTCCAGATCGAGGCGTAGGCCTTGCCTTTCACCGCCGGCCGGCGCGGCAGGATCATGGTGTTGAGCACCACCCACCAGTAGATGGGGTTGACCTCGATCACCCGGCGGTCGGTGAGGAATTCCTTCAAATAGCGGCGCATGGCCCAGTAGCCGGTGCCTTCGGGCGTGCCGACATTCAGCAATAGGACTCCAATCCTGCCGAATTTGACGGGCGGGTGGTCGACCGGCAGGTGGGCGGAGGTGGCCATGTCGAACCGGCTGGGTTGCATATTCATGCGTCCGTGTCCTTTCGCGCCACGACATAGGACTGCCGCAGCGCGACGTCGAGCAAGCGGGCGACCCGCCAACGAAATTGTGACAGCAATTGCGCCCGACCCAAAGTCTGGACCGATTCGGGGCCGGCAGGACACGCCCGTGGGCTCATGAGGCGACGGGACGGGTATCGAGGATCACCTTGCCGTCATTGGCCAGGGTTCCGGGTGCAACCAGTTCCACCGCGCCCTTGAGCTTGGTCACCGCCGCCAGCGTCGCCCCCAGCGCCTCGGCCAGTGCCGCATCGCCGGCCGCGGCCTCCGCCTTCAGCGTCATCACGTCCTGCTCGCCGGCCCGGGCGACCACCAGCTGCAGCCGGCCGATGTCGCGGTGGCGCCGCGCTACCTCGGCGATCTGGGCCGGGGTGACGAACATGCCCTTGACCTTGGTCGACTGCTCGGCGCGGCCCATCCAGCCCTTGATGCGGCGGTTGGTGCGCCCGCACGGCGAGGTGCCGGGCAGGATCGCCGACAGATCGCCGAGCGAGAAGCGAATCAGCGGCCGGTGGATGTCGAGCGAGGTCACCAGCACCTCGCCGACCTCGCCGTCGGCGACCGGCTCGCCGGTGCCGGGGCGCACGATCTCCAGCACCACGTCCTCATTGACCACCATGCCGGCGCGGGCCGGCGTCTCATAGGCGATGCAGCCGAGATCGGCGGAGGCATAGAGCTGGTAGGCGGCGATGCCGCGCCCGGCCACCTCGGCCTGCAGCGACGGCGGAAACGCCGCGCCGGATACCACCGCCTTGGTCAGCGACGGCGCGACGCCCTTTGCGGCGGCGGCATCGAGCAGGATCTTGAGGAAGTCCGGCGTGCCGCAATAGGCCACCGGGCGGAACGCCGCCATCACCTGAAGCTGCTGCTCGGTGTTGCCGGGGCCGGCCGGAATCACCGGGCAGCCCAGCGCGCGCGCCGCCTGATCGAGCATCAGCCCGCCGGGCGTGAGATGGTAGGAGAAGGTGTTCAGCACCACGTCGCCGGGGCGGAAGCCGGCGGCATAGAGGCTGCGCGCCACGTTCCACGGGTCGGCATGGGCCGGTTCGGGCTCGAAGATCGGCCCCGGCGAGGCGAACAGCCGGCCGAATGCCGCCAGCCGCTCGGCGACCAGCCCGCCGAACGGCGGCTCCGCTGCCTGCCGCTCAGGCAGTGACGATTTATAGAGCACCGGCAGCTTGGCGAGCGCGGCGCGGCTGGTCACCGCGTGCGGGTCGATGCCGTCGAGATGCCGCGCCCAGCCCGGCGCCGTCATCGCCTTGGCGATCACCGCCGGCAGCCGGGCGGCGAGGTCGGCCTCGCGCGCCTCGGGCGACCGCGTCTCCAGCGCGTCGAAATGTTCGGCCTCGCTCATCGCTCCCTCCCCCGATGCGTGGCTGCATTGAAATATAGGCACGCCGGGCCGTCCAGGCAGGGCCGGAGGGAACCGGATGGCCCGTCGCCATCGCGGCCTTCGGGCGCGCGCCTCGGTACCCGGCTCTTTCTTCCCTCTCCCTCCCGGGCCACGCTCGCGCGCCCGGGCGCAGGCTCTTGTGGGAGAGGGTGGCGCTCCATCCCTCTCCCCTTGTGGGAGAGGGGGCCGAGCGATTGTCAGATCGCGAGGCGGGTGAGGGGTGAATCTTCCAGCAAATGCCGTATGTACCCCTCACCCGGCTCGACCTCGCATGCGCTCGGTCTCGCCACCCTCTCCCGCAAGGGGAGAGGGAAGGGCGTGCGACTCCCGGCCGGCAGATGTTCCGATGCCGTCACCCGGAACCCGCGTCACGCCAGCCAGCGCTTGCGGCGCTTGTAGTGCTTGCCTTCGCGGAACGACTTCTGCTTGCCCTGGGCGATGCCGAGATAGAATTCCTTGACGTCCTCATTGTCGCGCAGCGCCTGGGCCGCGCCGTCCATCACCACCCGGCCGTTCTCCAGGATGTAGCCGTAGGTGGCGTATTTCAGCGCCATGAACGTGTTCTGCTCGGCCAGCAGGAACGACACGTTCTCCTGGGCATTGAGCATCTTCACGATCTCGAAGATCTCCTCGACGATCTGCGGCGCCAGCCCCATCGACGGCTCGTCGAGCAGGATCATCTTCGGGCGCGCCATCATCGCCCGGCCGATCGCCACCATCTGCTGCTCGCCGCCGGAGGTGTAGCCGGCCTGCGAGCTGCGCCGTTCCTTGAGGCGCGGGAAATAGGCGTAGACGCGCTCGAGGTCGGCCTTGATCGCCCGCTGGCCGTCGCGGCGGGTGAAGGCGCCGGTGAGCAGGTTCTCCTCCACCGTGAGGTGGCCGAAGCACTGGCGGCCCTCCATCACCTGGATGCAGCCGCGCCGCACCAGCAGATTGGGCGACAGCGCCTTGACCTCCTCGCCCTCGAACAGGATCGAGCCCTTGGTGACCTCGCCGCGCTCGGCGTGCAGCAGGTTGGAGATCGCCTTCAAGGTGGTGGTCTTGCCGGCGCCGTTGCCGCCGAGCAGCGCGACGATGCCGCCGCGCGGCACCTCCAGCGACACGCCCTTCAGCACCAGGATGACGTGATCGTAGATCACCTCGATATTGGTGACGGTCAGGATCTTGTCCGGAGCAGCGGCGGGCTGGATCGTCTCGGCGGCGGTCATGGCTGGTGTCTCCGCTACAGTCTCGTCGTTGCGTCTCGTCGTCCGGTGTCGTGGTTGCCGGCTTGTCGTCCCGGGCAAGGGCCGAAGGCCCGCGACCCGGGACCGTCCTCAGAAAGAGGTCCCCGCTCGGAAAACGATCCCGGGTCTCGCTGACGCTCGCCCGGGATGACGAATTCCGCAGTGCTTCGCTCCGCGCATGCGGCGGGGCGGGTGAGGGGCAAACCTTGGGGCTGGGCAACAGGAACAGGTTGCCCCTCACCCTGGACGCGCCGCGGCTCCACCCTGCAGGGATGGGCGATCGCCGCGGCGCGCTTCGGGATCAGCTCCGTCCGTCGCAGGCTTCGGTCCGCTTCGGCCAGCCGGCATTCTTCTCGGCATAGTCCTTGGCGGCGGACTCGATCATCGGGCGCACCAGATCCTTCATCGGCTCGATATAGTCCGAGCCGCGCACGAACTTGCTGCCGTCCCACTGGGCGATGAACACGCGGTTGTGGCCCGAATGGTCGTCGCACGAGATGTTCACCGGCGCGGCGAAGCCCGCGAAGCCCATCTCCTTCCAGCGCTCCTCGGAGATGTTCATCGACTCGAGCCCGCGCCGCACGTCCTCGCCGGTGACCACCTTCTTGCCGGTGACCTGCTGGGCGGTGCGGATGGCCTCGGCGATCAGCGCCGAATTGTACACGCCGCGCGAATAGAGGTTCTCGCCGACCTTGGCGCGGTCGCCGACCGCGAGATTGCGGTCATAGACATATTTCAGGATGTCCTGCACCGCCGGATAGTCGGCGCCGGCGCCGTGGAAGCTGAGCGTGCGGTAGCCCTTCGCCTCCGGCCCGCCGGCCCGCGCGTCGTCGTCGCCGCCGGCCCACCACACGCCGACCAGCTTGCTGATCGGGAAGTTGGTGCGCACCGCCTCCTTCACCGCGGTGGGGTTCATCGCGCCCCAGCCCTGATTGTAGATCCAGTCGACGCGGTCGCGGCGGATGGCGAGCCAGGTCGAGGCCTGATCCTGCATCGACTGCGCCGGCACCGGATAGAGCTTGAGGTTGAAGCCGTAGCGCTTGGCCAGATCCTCCATCACCGGGATCGGCTCGCGGCCGAACGGCGCATCGAGATGGACGAGGCCGATGGTCTTGCCCTTCAGCTTGTCGACGCCGCCCTCCTGCTCGGCGACGAAGCGCACGAACACCGAAGCGCCGTCCCAATAGGTCAGCGGCGGGTTGAAGACCCAAGGGAACACCCGCCCGTCCGCCGCCGCCGACAGGCCGTAGGCCATCGTCAGCAGCGGGATCTTGTCGACCGAGGCGCGCGGGATGAGCTGCAGCGTCAGGCCGGTGGAATAGGGATTGTGGACGACCGGGTTCTTGCCCTTGGTCGACTCGTAGCATTCGACACCCTTCTTGGTGTCGTAGCCGGTCTCGCACTCCTCGATGATGAGCTTGACGCCGCCGATGCCGCCGTCGCGCTGGTTCAGCATCTCCAGATAGTCGCGCATGCCGTTGGCGATCGGCGTGCCGGAGCCGGCGAAATTGCCGGTGCGATAGGTGAGGAGCGGCACATAGATGCCCTCCTCCGCCTTGGCCGGCGGCGCGCCCGCGGCAAGCACGACGGCGAGCGCCGTGCCGAAGATCCAGCCTGTCGGTGTCCTCATGTGGTTCTCCCAGGTTTCGGCGTCGTCGTTCGCGTTGCCGATTATGCTTGTTTGCGGTCTCAGTAGGGAAAGGGCCAGACCCGAAGCTTCTGCTTGGCGATCTGCCACAGCCGGGCGAGGCCGTGCGGCTCGACGATCAGGAAGGCGATGATCAGCGCGCCGATGGCGAAGTGGGTCAGATGCTCGACGCTGGCGCTGCCGATATGGATGCCGATCAGCGGCAGGCCGAATTTCAGCAGCGTCGGGAAGCTGGAGATGAAGGCGGCGCCGAAGAACGAGCCGATGAGGCTGCCCAGC from Blastochloris tepida includes:
- the hemH gene encoding ferrochelatase; amino-acid sequence: MNMQPSRFDMATSAHLPVDHPPVKFGRIGVLLLNVGTPEGTGYWAMRRYLKEFLTDRRVIEVNPIYWWVVLNTMILPRRPAVKGKAYASIWNNDRDESPLKTISRSQAEKLGAELGGVDGRIVVDWAMRYGHPSIDERLKSLKEAGCDRILLAPLYPQYSAATTASACDKAFQTLMKMRWQPSIRVLPPYYDDPVYIDAVVEGMKASLAKLTFEPEIILISFHGVPKSYLMKGDPYHCHCAKTKRLIREALGFDTERVMFSFQSRFGNEEWLQPYTDETVKALAERGVKKLAIVAPSFAIDCLETLEELDVENREIFLHHGGEAFAYLPSLNDGAGGIRVIRHLVERELKGWI
- a CDS encoding phenylacetate--CoA ligase family protein, which encodes MSEAEHFDALETRSPEAREADLAARLPAVIAKAMTAPGWARHLDGIDPHAVTSRAALAKLPVLYKSSLPERQAAEPPFGGLVAERLAAFGRLFASPGPIFEPEPAHADPWNVARSLYAAGFRPGDVVLNTFSYHLTPGGLMLDQAARALGCPVIPAGPGNTEQQLQVMAAFRPVAYCGTPDFLKILLDAAAAKGVAPSLTKAVVSGAAFPPSLQAEVAGRGIAAYQLYASADLGCIAYETPARAGMVVNEDVVLEIVRPGTGEPVADGEVGEVLVTSLDIHRPLIRFSLGDLSAILPGTSPCGRTNRRIKGWMGRAEQSTKVKGMFVTPAQIAEVARRHRDIGRLQLVVARAGEQDVMTLKAEAAAGDAALAEALGATLAAVTKLKGAVELVAPGTLANDGKVILDTRPVAS
- a CDS encoding ABC transporter ATP-binding protein, with product MTAAETIQPAAAPDKILTVTNIEVIYDHVILVLKGVSLEVPRGGIVALLGGNGAGKTTTLKAISNLLHAERGEVTKGSILFEGEEVKALSPNLLVRRGCIQVMEGRQCFGHLTVEENLLTGAFTRRDGQRAIKADLERVYAYFPRLKERRSSQAGYTSGGEQQMVAIGRAMMARPKMILLDEPSMGLAPQIVEEIFEIVKMLNAQENVSFLLAEQNTFMALKYATYGYILENGRVVMDGAAQALRDNEDVKEFYLGIAQGKQKSFREGKHYKRRKRWLA
- a CDS encoding ABC transporter substrate-binding protein yields the protein MRTPTGWIFGTALAVVLAAGAPPAKAEEGIYVPLLTYRTGNFAGSGTPIANGMRDYLEMLNQRDGGIGGVKLIIEECETGYDTKKGVECYESTKGKNPVVHNPYSTGLTLQLIPRASVDKIPLLTMAYGLSAAADGRVFPWVFNPPLTYWDGASVFVRFVAEQEGGVDKLKGKTIGLVHLDAPFGREPIPVMEDLAKRYGFNLKLYPVPAQSMQDQASTWLAIRRDRVDWIYNQGWGAMNPTAVKEAVRTNFPISKLVGVWWAGGDDDARAGGPEAKGYRTLSFHGAGADYPAVQDILKYVYDRNLAVGDRAKVGENLYSRGVYNSALIAEAIRTAQQVTGKKVVTGEDVRRGLESMNISEERWKEMGFAGFAAPVNISCDDHSGHNRVFIAQWDGSKFVRGSDYIEPMKDLVRPMIESAAKDYAEKNAGWPKRTEACDGRS